In Limnothrix sp. FACHB-406, the sequence CATGTTGAAGGTTCACCGCGCGATCGGCATTGCTCTTGTGGGCGCTTGGTTGAGTAGCCCGGCCCTGCCGGTGCGAGCCTTCTCGGAAAATGATCTGCTGCGATTGCGACGCACCAACGAGTGCAGCGGTTGCGACCTCAGCGAAGCCGACCTGTCGGGCAACAGCTTCATTGGAGCGCGGTTGGTGGGGGTGAATTTATCAAAGGCGAAGTTGGCGAATACGGATTGGTCGGGGGCTGACTTCACGGGGGCGAATTTGGAGGGGGTTGACCTGTCGGGGGCCCGGTTGTTTGAGGCCAAGTTTCAGGCGACAAATCTAATTGGTGCAACCCTTTCCGGGGCTGATTTGACCAATGCCAATCTATTCCAAGCATTTTTGAGTGGGGCCAAGCTCGATCGCGCCGTGTTGTTTTATGCCAATCTCAGGAACGCTGACCTGACCAACGCGGACTTAACCGGCGCAGATTTGACCCTAGCGGAACTGAACGGGGCTAAGTTGAGCGGGGCCCAACTGCCACCGGGTTTTCGACTTTAGGCCTGGGGTTAGCCAAGGCCCCGAGGCGGCATTGGAACCTGGGCGCAAGCTGACCGGCTTTGGCCTAAACCGGCTTTGCCCTAATTCAACTTAATTCGGCTTCATTTGGCTCCAGTTAGCTCCAGTTGGCTTAACTCAGCAGCGACTCAAATTCCTGGCGCAACCCATCCGCATTGCCCAACCGCGACACCATTAAACTGCCCTGGCCCGCGTCCGCAAGGCGATGTTTCCAAAAGGCGATCGCCTCAGCATTTTGCATCCAAAAATCCACCACCGTGGCGGAAATATCATTCCAAGACCAATCATGCCGCCAAAGCACCGGTTCGATCGATTCCAAGGTGGCATCCAGCGTGCATTGAAAACTACCGATATATTCCACAGGGGGAGCGGGCGATCGCTCAATTAACTGTTGTTGCTCATGAAAAAAGTGCAGCACTGGAGACACACCCACAATTTCAAATGTGTAATCCATGGCAAACTCCCACAAATTTCAAAGGGCATTTCTGAAAAATAGAGGCGCAATCTTCTCCGAGCGCATGTCTCAAGGGCTGAGAAGGTGATTGCAAACGGTGAGGGTCATGAAATTGAATGAAAAGGGATTCGTTCTGATTCGTTCTGAGCTGTGAATGGGGGCTATGAATTGATTCTTGACTTTATGTATTAGCGCAAATTTTTTGAGCTTGGCAATGATTTTAGAAATTTATTGGCAAATGCAACAACCTTGTAAAAATCTCAAGTTATAAAAGACTCAATTGATACAAAAATTTCGTTTTATAGGCTGCAATCTGTTAGCACTCTCAGCTTTTTAGTGCTAATTGCTGAAGACTGACGCGATGTTCGATTGCCTGCCAGCTCATCAAAAATCGGCGTTGACCAAAAGCCAGGGATCGATCGACCCCTGGCGCTTGTTTTTTGAATTGGAACGAGCAATCAATTAGCGCACCATGGGCACACCATTGACGCACTATTGACGCACCATTGGCGCAGAAGGTGGATGGCGACGATCGGGGTTGAATCCTAGCGATCGTCCGCAAAATCCTGCATTTGTCCAGTGCGCACCGAGAGCTGTTGATTGCCACCCCGATCGCCCCGTCGCACAGTCATGGCCAGGGCCTGACCCACGCGGCGGCGTTCCACCAGTCCTTGCAACTGTTCCGCGCTGGTGACCCCCGTGCCATCAATTTGCACAATCACATCACCCCGCCGCAGGCCACCCCGGGCCGCAGGCGAATCGGGAATCACATTCACCACCAACACCCCCGACACTTCCGGCAGCATGATGGCGGCGTTGGGGTCGCTGTTGTTTTTGCGGGCCAAGTCGGGAGTCAAGGTGCGCATCTGAATGCCCAGGAACGGATGGGGCACGGCCTGACCCTTCGACAGCAAAGGCAAAATGCTCTTTACCTTGTTGATGGGAATGGCGAACCCAATCCCCATCGCGTCGGCACGGATGGCGGTGTTAATGCCAATCACCTCGCCCCGATCGTTCAGCAGCGGGCCGCCGGAGTTTCCGGGGTTGATGGCCGCGTCGGTTTGGATGAAGTCTAGGCGCTTGTCGGGAATGCCCACCTGCACGCTCGATCGCTTCAGGGTGCTGACAATGCCCAGGGTGACCGTGTTGTCCAGCCCCAACGGGTTCCCCACCGCGATCGCCCAATCGCCCACTTGCACCAAATCCGAATCGCCCAGGGGAGCCACCGGCAACCGTTCATCACCGGGGCTGATTTTCACCACCGCCAAATCGGTGACCTCATCGGCCCCCAGCACGCGCCCATCAAACTCTCGCCCATCCTTGAGGGTCACGGTCACGCGATCGGCCCGATTCACCACATGGGCATTGGTCAACAGCAGACCATCACTTTCAATAATGAAGCCGGAGCCTTGCCCCGCAATCCGTTGGCGCTGTTCTCGGGGCATTTGCCGAAAAAACTCATCCCCAAAGAAGCGCTCAAACAGCGGATCGTTAAAAAACGGGTCAACCCGCCGGGTCACGGTGCGTTCCGTGTCGATGCGCACCACGGCCGCACCCACCCGGTTCACAGCCGCCGTCACAAAACTGTTGCTGCGGGGAGCCGCCACCTCCGCCGGGCGCTGGGCCGTGGCGCTGTCATCCACCAGGGCAACGGCGGGGGCAATTGGGCCCCCCAGGGCGATCGCCCAGAGCAACACCGCCAGCCCGATCGCCCCGATCGCCCGTTGCCATGACGACGGTTGCCATGGTGACGATTGCAGTTGAGACCGTGGCGATGGTTGCGTTTGCCCGCCGAAAAATATTAAACCCAGGCGCTGTTTCAGGCGTTGTTTCAGGCGTTGTTTCAGGCGTTGTTTCAGGCGTTGTTTCAGGCGTTTCAGTGGGTTTTGTTGATGATTGGCCCCAAGTCCCATAACGCTAAATTCCATTGCGGTTGTTTGGTTCCAAATGTTCCAGATTTTCCAGAGCTTCCAGGCAATCCAGGTGATCCAGGTGATCCAGAGGCTTCAGGTGTTCTAGGTTTCTTGGCTTCCGGGTTGCTAGGGGTTCTGAGCACAAGTCCCTTGCGAACTGAATGCCAGCCCATATCGACATCAAGACATCAGGGGAGCCAGAAAGCGAAATCCGAAACAGACTCGCGCCCGCTTCGGATTCAAAATGGCTGGCAAGGGCGGGGCGATCGACTCCCCAGAACCATACCGGAGCTGAACGTTAGGTAATTTGAATCAGCCAGGTACCGATATAGCGCAGCAAGGGCGTGTCACCGGGGGTCAAAATCCGGCAGTTAAAGTAATACATCCCGCCCATGTCCGGGTTGCGCACATTGCTGAGCACCACCTCAAGCTGCTTACCCGAGGGAATCGGTTCCTTAGGATAAATCTCGATCGTGTAGTTTTCCGGATTCCAAACCACCCGATCTAGCTCAACCTTCTCGCCACCGTTCTTGTACCGCACATCAATGCGATCGGTGTCGAAACGTCCCTTGTAATAGTCGGGATAGTCGATCGCGATTTGGGCGATCGCCAGGTTCTGAGCCGGAATCCGCAACCGGTAGCGATCCCAGGAGCTTTCACGACCCCGATCGAGCCGGAAGCTCAGTTGACTTTCGCGACGGGGGCCACCAAAGAGCGTGAATCCAGGCAACTCCTGCGCCACCACTGCCGGCACAACTGCCAGGCTGCAACTCAGCGCGGCCAAGGCTGCCAAACCGCGACGCACCCAACGCTGCGACAGGGCACGCGGCTGACTCGAAGCCGGGGCAAAAGACTTAAAGGGCATGGATGGTGTCTCCCAATTGGAGCCAAACAAATGGAGCAATGAAGCGGCGATAAACCTTGGACATCGGGAATTTTCACCGCGAAAAGCTCACCGGGGCAACTCATCGAAAGCTTTCATTTTCAGAAGACTCACCGAAGAGTTTTGCCGAGGGAATTTGCTGGTGAAACGCTGTCGATCGCTGATGGTGACTGGGTTTTGGGCCCCATCCCCATAGGTATCGTTGATGATCACTGAGACAGCACAAAAATGGCCAAGATTTACCAATTTTCTAAACAAAGCGTATCAAAACTTTGACCGCTTGTGGGGAGCGCGATCGCCCCAACCCAAATCGCTCGCCAATTGTCGCGCCAAGCGGCGCTCAAAGAGAGGCTCCGAAAGAGGCTCAAAGAAGTACTCAAATTCAAGGCTCAAATTTAAGGCTCAAACTTAAGGAGCGCTCAAATTCAGGGGGTGCTCACGGGTTCTCGATCCTGCACTGACGCGAGTTCGCCCCCAATCCCATGGGCCATTAGCTGCCATTGGGCCAACGATTAGCAGTCCTGTGGCTCCGGTTTGCCAAAAGGGCCCACCCCCGCGCGACACTAACGAAAGGCAAATTGCACCATGGTCGGGCCCCAACCCCGCGCCACTTGCTGTGATTTAGCCCTCAGAATTTGCACCGGGAGCAAAATGGCATGACAATTACCATTTCGATCGCAGCGGATCATCTCCAAACCCTAGACCTCAGCCCCATCCAACGGGCGATCGAGCCGCTCTTGGCCAGTGGCATTGCCGCCGCCGAACAACAAGTGCAACTCACCATTGACCTGCCCCGCGACCCCACCGACCCCCGCGAGCTGTCGGAAATTCCCGAAGTGCGGCTTTGGTTTCTGCGGGCAGACGCGGTTTATCCTTGGTTGCCCTTTGTTTTGGACTGGAAAGCAGGCGAACTCGGTCGTTATGCGGCCATGCTGGTTCCTCACCAATTCCATCCCACCGACGGAATTCAGTTCAATCCCGAAGCCTTGGAACTATTCGTGATGGGCAAGATTTTTGTATTAGCCAACTGGCTGAAAACCCAAGGAATTGGCACGCGATCGCGGCTTCAGGGCATGGCGCAAATGCTGGGCTACGACCTAGACGAGTCCTTCTTCGACTTGCTGGATTTGAGTTAGGTACTAACATGATCTCCGCTCCGGTCACCAGCCCTTTCAATGCCTTGGAAGAGCAGCCAAAACTAACTAGCACCTTGCTATCAGCCCTTGGCGATTTGAGTAATATTCAGACTGCCATTCCCAGAATTGCGAAAGACACTCGGCTCATGCAGCTCATCCAAGAGCAGGTTGCTGATTGGCCTAGTGAACATCATCTTCATCTGGGTGATGCCCGAACAAGCCTGAATCTTCCACCCGAAAGTGTCCATCTCATTCTGACTTCGCCGCCCTATTGGAACCTAAAGTCTTACAACTCAATTCAAGGACAAATGGGAGCAATTGACGATTATGATCAATTTATTCATGAACTCAATTTAGTTTGGGAGCAGTGCTTTCAACTACTCGCTCCCGGCGGTCGATTAATTTGCGTTGTGGGTGATGTTTGCTTATCTCGACGGAAAAATAACGGCCGCCATTCCGTATTTCCTCTTCATGCTTCCATTCAAGAAAGTTGCAGAGCAATTGGCTTCGATAATCTTTCTCCCATCATTTGGCACAAAATCGCCAATGCTTCCCTAGAATCAAAGGGAAATGGCACGGTTTTTATGGGTAAACCCTATGAACCCAACGGAATTATCAAAAACGATATTGAATTTGTTTTGATGCAGCGTAAGCCAGGGGGATATCGAAAAGTGAACTTAACAACTAAGTTGCTGAGTATTATTCCAGAAACAGATCACCGCACTTGGTTTCAACAGATCTGGAGTGACATTCCAGGTGCATCAACACGTCATCATCCAGCTCCTTATCCCCTAGAATTAGCCACAAGATTAATTAAAATGTTCTCGTTTGTGGGTGATGTGGTGCTTGATCCTTTTTCTGGCACAGGAACAACATCCCTCGCGGCTGCTCAGTGTGGACGCAATAGCATTGGTTATGAAATTGACCCCACATATCTAAAACAATCCTATGACCGTTTAGCCCAGGAGCTAACGAGCCTGTTCAGCAAAACTACGGTGATCCTGCATTCTGATTGCTAATCATTAAGACCTTAGTGTTTAAAAATAACTGAAATGCAAAATGTACTCCAAGATCTGGATACTAGGCTGGCGGTTGCTGTTCAACGGTTTTGGCAAATACGATCTGAGTCTGCTCAAGCAGTCCGTTCAGGAAAGCATCTTGATGATTTTCGTGAATTAGTTGCCAGCCTCTTAATCACGGCTGGCGTTGAGGAGAGTTGCATTTACTGGAAACAAGATACAGAGCTGCCAGGGTGGTTTCGCGCAGAAAAAAGTTGGGACTTATTAGTGATTATCAATCATCGGTTGGTTGCTGCGATTGAATTTAAATCCCAGGTTGGGTCTTTTGGGAATAATTTTAACAACCGAACTGAAGAAGCATTGGGTAGTGCAACTGATCTATGGAATGCCTACGAAAAAGGGGCATTCTATCCTTCACCGCGTCCCTGGTTAGGCTATTTTCTTTTGCTTGAAGATGCTGAAGCTGCTCATCGACAAGTTTCAATCAAGGAGCCTCATTTTTCAGTCTTTGAGGAATTTCAAGGTGCTTCCTATGTCGCTCGATATCAGCAACTACTCATCAAGCTAATCCGCTCTCGGTTGTATGATTCTGCTTGCTTTTTAACTGCTCCTCAAATGGGAACAGAATCAAAAATCTATGATCAGCCAGAGCCTGAATTGACGTTTCGAGGGTTTATGGTTTCACTGTTGGGACGAGTCATTGCAGCGCTGGAGCTTTGATTTTCATAAGTTTTCGATTCCAGGTTGATGAGTTTTGAGATGTGGGCACAATGCGGGTCGTAATTCAACGGGTGACGGCTTCTCGTGTGGCGATCGGGGGGGAAACCGTCGGGCAAATTGGCCGGGGGTTGAACCTGTTGGTGGCGATCGCCGCGACCGATACGGAGGCAGAGTTGCAGTGGATGGCGCGTAAATGTCTGGATTTGCGGCTGTTTCCCGATCCGGCGGCGGCTCATCCTCGGTTTGATTTGTCGGTGAGTGAGATTGGCGGCGAACTGCTGGTGATCAGTCAATTCACGCTCTATGGCGATGGGCGCAAGGGGCGGCGACCCAGTTTCGATCGCTCCGCCGCGCCCGATCGGGCCGAGGCCCTGTACGATCGCTTTGTGGAATTGCTGCGGGCCAGTGGTTTGCGCGTGGAAACCGGCCGGTTTGGCGCAATGATGCAAGTCCAAATCGACAACGATGGCCCAGTGACCTTGATTTTGGATTCCTAGAGTCTGGATTCCTGACGGAGAGAGAAGATGACGGTGGTGGTGGCCGCGCTCTATCAATTTGTGGCGGTGGATGATTGGGCCGATTGGCGATCGCAGTGGCTCGATCGCGCCGAAGCCTTGGGGATTCGCGGCACGTTGCTGCTGGCCCAAGAAGGGATCAACGGCACGATTGCGGGGACTCGGGAGGCGATCGATCAGATGTTGGTGGCCCTGCGATCGCACCCGGCCCTGACAAATTTGAGCGCGCGCGAGTCGATCGCCCCGGCCATGCCCTTCCAACGGCTAAAAATCAAACTGAAGCGGGAAATTGTCACCTTCAACCAACCGGTGGCCCCCACGGAGCGGACGGGAACCCGCGTGGCTCCGACCGAATGGAACGCGCTGATTGCTGATCCGGAGGTGAAGCTAATCGACACGCGCAACCAATTTGAAGTGGCGATCGGTTCGTTTCAGGGGGCGATCGACCCGGAAACCCAGACCTTCACGGAATTTCCCGACGCGGTGGAACGGTTGCTGGATCCCCAGCGCGATCGCAAGGTGGCCATGTTCTGCACGGGCGGCATCCGCTGCGAGAAGGCTTCGGCCTACCTGTTGGCCCAAGGGTTCGAGCAGGTTTATCAACTGGAGGGCGGCATTCTCAATTACTTAGCCACCGTTGACCCGGCGGAAAGCGCCTGGCAGGGTGAATGCTTTGTGTTTGATGAGCGGGTGGCACTGCAACATGGCTTGCAACCGGGGACGTATCAAATGTGCCGTGCCTGTGGTCGGCCGGTCGATCGCAATCTCGACATCTGTCCCCACTGCCAATCCAGTTTGGGAGATGCCTCGTGAGCGATCGGGTGATCGAAATTTGGCAGGATCCGGCGGTGGTGCGCCATGTCGATCGCCTCTGGGCCAGTTTCCAGCAGGTGGTGGGGCGATCGTTGGGGGATTTACCGGCGGATCTCGACCCGATCGAGCGATCACGTCGGATTTTTCACGCACCTTTTGTGGTGGTGTCCCACGGCACGGAAGCCGACCCGATTTTTAACTATGCCAACCAACGGGCGATCGAGTTGTGGGAGCTGAGTTGGGATGAGTTTGTGCAGTTGCCATCTCGGTTGAGCGCCGAGCCGATCGCCCGAGAAGAGCGAGCCAAAATGTTAGAAGAAGCAGCCGATCGGGGCTATATCAGCAACTATCAAGGGGTACGAATTTCCAAAACCGGTCGTCGATTTCGGATCCTCGATGGTCTGATTTGGAACCTAGTCGATGAAGCGGGTCAACCCTACGGCCAAGCCGCCACATTCCAGCAAATTAAACCAGTCAATTGATATGAATTAATTCATCAAAATCAATTCATTAAGCTGCTTAATTGTAATTCATTCAAGTGTGCAACGACCAAGTGTGCAACGATTGCATTTTCATAATTCACCCCCAGTAGGGGCGCACCGCTGTGCGCCCTATGCCGCATGTGACGATTTAACCAGTCATTTTCACCATAAATGACACATTAGACCTCTTGCGTCAATCAAGACCCTCACCCTAAATCCCTCTCCCAAGTCGGGAGAGGGACTTGATCACCAGCTACGAGATCGCTGTAACGCAATGGTTCTGGCCCCCCTTCGCCCCCCTTGGGAGAAGGGGTTGGGGGATGAGGGCTTCTGGTCGATTCGCGTAAGAGGTCTATTCAACCATCAAACGAATCAAGGATAAATGACCATTTACCTCATGCCATATGTGACAGTTTAGCCAGTCATTTTCATCACGAATCATGCATTTAACTATCAAGCGAATCGAGGGCGCACGGCGGTGCGCCCCTACCAGGATGGTTGGCGATTTGCGTGATTCAATTGTTGTAATGAGCGATCACCTGGGAGACCTTGCCCGTGCTGCTGAGTTTCATCAACTCACCCGACTGCGTGCCCTGTTGATTGATGTAGTAAAGCACCAAACTTTCAATGCCCCACATCACATCTAACAGCTCAAACTTGAGATTGGGATAGACTTCCAACCCCTTTTGGAAATAGCGACGAAGGGCAGCTTTTCCTTGCACCCTTCCCGTCGGGTCACCCAAGAGCCGAGCCGCGATCGGGGAAATCAACACCACATCTTCCTCGTAGTGGCTCAAAATGCGATCGAGGTCGTGGCTATTCCAAGCCGCCACCCACTCTTGCGCAAATTCCTGGGCCTGGGATTGAGTCAGCATTGGTTTTTCCTCATTGAGTCGATCGCCTGGAATTTTAGGGGATCTCAATAGGGTTGACCATCTCGATGATAGATAGC encodes:
- a CDS encoding pentapeptide repeat-containing protein: MLKVHRAIGIALVGAWLSSPALPVRAFSENDLLRLRRTNECSGCDLSEADLSGNSFIGARLVGVNLSKAKLANTDWSGADFTGANLEGVDLSGARLFEAKFQATNLIGATLSGADLTNANLFQAFLSGAKLDRAVLFYANLRNADLTNADLTGADLTLAELNGAKLSGAQLPPGFRL
- a CDS encoding HhoA/HhoB/HtrA family serine endopeptidase, producing the protein MEFSVMGLGANHQQNPLKRLKQRLKQRLKQRLKQRLKQRLGLIFFGGQTQPSPRSQLQSSPWQPSSWQRAIGAIGLAVLLWAIALGGPIAPAVALVDDSATAQRPAEVAAPRSNSFVTAAVNRVGAAVVRIDTERTVTRRVDPFFNDPLFERFFGDEFFRQMPREQRQRIAGQGSGFIIESDGLLLTNAHVVNRADRVTVTLKDGREFDGRVLGADEVTDLAVVKISPGDERLPVAPLGDSDLVQVGDWAIAVGNPLGLDNTVTLGIVSTLKRSSVQVGIPDKRLDFIQTDAAINPGNSGGPLLNDRGEVIGINTAIRADAMGIGFAIPINKVKSILPLLSKGQAVPHPFLGIQMRTLTPDLARKNNSDPNAAIMLPEVSGVLVVNVIPDSPAARGGLRRGDVIVQIDGTGVTSAEQLQGLVERRRVGQALAMTVRRGDRGGNQQLSVRTGQMQDFADDR
- a CDS encoding DUF2808 domain-containing protein, with amino-acid sequence MPFKSFAPASSQPRALSQRWVRRGLAALAALSCSLAVVPAVVAQELPGFTLFGGPRRESQLSFRLDRGRESSWDRYRLRIPAQNLAIAQIAIDYPDYYKGRFDTDRIDVRYKNGGEKVELDRVVWNPENYTIEIYPKEPIPSGKQLEVVLSNVRNPDMGGMYYFNCRILTPGDTPLLRYIGTWLIQIT
- a CDS encoding CRR6 family NdhI maturation factor, whose amino-acid sequence is MTITISIAADHLQTLDLSPIQRAIEPLLASGIAAAEQQVQLTIDLPRDPTDPRELSEIPEVRLWFLRADAVYPWLPFVLDWKAGELGRYAAMLVPHQFHPTDGIQFNPEALELFVMGKIFVLANWLKTQGIGTRSRLQGMAQMLGYDLDESFFDLLDLS
- a CDS encoding site-specific DNA-methyltransferase: MISAPVTSPFNALEEQPKLTSTLLSALGDLSNIQTAIPRIAKDTRLMQLIQEQVADWPSEHHLHLGDARTSLNLPPESVHLILTSPPYWNLKSYNSIQGQMGAIDDYDQFIHELNLVWEQCFQLLAPGGRLICVVGDVCLSRRKNNGRHSVFPLHASIQESCRAIGFDNLSPIIWHKIANASLESKGNGTVFMGKPYEPNGIIKNDIEFVLMQRKPGGYRKVNLTTKLLSIIPETDHRTWFQQIWSDIPGASTRHHPAPYPLELATRLIKMFSFVGDVVLDPFSGTGTTSLAAAQCGRNSIGYEIDPTYLKQSYDRLAQELTSLFSKTTVILHSDC
- a CDS encoding PaeR7I family type II restriction endonuclease, with product MQNVLQDLDTRLAVAVQRFWQIRSESAQAVRSGKHLDDFRELVASLLITAGVEESCIYWKQDTELPGWFRAEKSWDLLVIINHRLVAAIEFKSQVGSFGNNFNNRTEEALGSATDLWNAYEKGAFYPSPRPWLGYFLLLEDAEAAHRQVSIKEPHFSVFEEFQGASYVARYQQLLIKLIRSRLYDSACFLTAPQMGTESKIYDQPEPELTFRGFMVSLLGRVIAALEL
- the dtd gene encoding D-aminoacyl-tRNA deacylase; its protein translation is MRVVIQRVTASRVAIGGETVGQIGRGLNLLVAIAATDTEAELQWMARKCLDLRLFPDPAAAHPRFDLSVSEIGGELLVISQFTLYGDGRKGRRPSFDRSAAPDRAEALYDRFVELLRASGLRVETGRFGAMMQVQIDNDGPVTLILDS
- a CDS encoding rhodanese-related sulfurtransferase, whose translation is MTVVVAALYQFVAVDDWADWRSQWLDRAEALGIRGTLLLAQEGINGTIAGTREAIDQMLVALRSHPALTNLSARESIAPAMPFQRLKIKLKREIVTFNQPVAPTERTGTRVAPTEWNALIADPEVKLIDTRNQFEVAIGSFQGAIDPETQTFTEFPDAVERLLDPQRDRKVAMFCTGGIRCEKASAYLLAQGFEQVYQLEGGILNYLATVDPAESAWQGECFVFDERVALQHGLQPGTYQMCRACGRPVDRNLDICPHCQSSLGDAS
- a CDS encoding MEKHLA domain-containing protein, coding for MSDRVIEIWQDPAVVRHVDRLWASFQQVVGRSLGDLPADLDPIERSRRIFHAPFVVVSHGTEADPIFNYANQRAIELWELSWDEFVQLPSRLSAEPIAREERAKMLEEAADRGYISNYQGVRISKTGRRFRILDGLIWNLVDEAGQPYGQAATFQQIKPVN
- a CDS encoding nuclear transport factor 2 family protein — its product is MLTQSQAQEFAQEWVAAWNSHDLDRILSHYEEDVVLISPIAARLLGDPTGRVQGKAALRRYFQKGLEVYPNLKFELLDVMWGIESLVLYYINQQGTQSGELMKLSSTGKVSQVIAHYNN